One stretch of Filifactor alocis ATCC 35896 DNA includes these proteins:
- a CDS encoding DUF6648 family protein, giving the protein MAYIENFFELFFENKNSLNLQFYQGDISKKEYIEQNYAFLKQLGKLPFKKVDNLWKAIYNYQYYNMTGKYFKMLAKELEEKNKHPEKAKEYFDKVNYSYRKKDDNIFYVMKLVDGIGIRAYPIRVKSSYLKEKLFEVFLEYDDITAIFHSVNPVLKNKLCEMGIFETKSQESLIDQYVNSYY; this is encoded by the coding sequence ATGGCATATATTGAGAATTTTTTTGAATTGTTTTTTGAGAATAAAAACAGTTTGAATTTACAGTTTTATCAGGGAGACATCAGCAAAAAAGAATATATTGAACAAAATTATGCGTTTTTGAAACAGTTAGGAAAACTTCCATTTAAGAAGGTGGATAATTTGTGGAAAGCTATCTACAATTATCAGTATTACAATATGACCGGGAAATATTTTAAGATGCTCGCAAAGGAACTTGAAGAGAAAAATAAGCATCCTGAAAAAGCAAAAGAATATTTTGATAAAGTTAACTACTCCTATCGAAAAAAAGACGATAATATTTTTTATGTGATGAAATTGGTGGACGGGATAGGAATAAGAGCCTATCCGATTCGTGTCAAGTCAAGTTATTTGAAAGAAAAACTGTTTGAAGTTTTTTTGGAATACGATGATATCACAGCTATTTTTCATTCCGTGAATCCGGTTTTGAAAAACAAGCTGTGTGAGATGGGAATTTTTGAAACAAAAAGTCAAGAATCATTGATTGATCAATATGTCAATTCATATTATTAA
- a CDS encoding TlpA family protein disulfide reductase, which translates to MKNVYMMVTDWCPHCKRAKNWMEELKQEHPEFQKVNVEIIDEEKQEELLKQHNFNYYYVPTYYVEGEKVHEGVPTKEIVQQVFEKALAE; encoded by the coding sequence ATGAAAAATGTGTATATGATGGTTACAGATTGGTGTCCACACTGTAAAAGAGCGAAGAATTGGATGGAAGAGCTGAAACAAGAACATCCTGAGTTCCAAAAGGTAAATGTGGAAATCATAGATGAGGAAAAACAGGAAGAATTGTTGAAACAACATAATTTCAATTATTACTATGTACCTACCTACTATGTAGAGGGAGAAAAAGTGCATGAGGGAGTTCCGACAAAAGAAATTGTGCAACAAGTCTTTGAAAAAGCGTTGGCAGAATAA
- a CDS encoding phosphoenolpyruvate carboxykinase (ATP), whose translation MATIQKFERKNIKKENSKFSALRTTIETVFYGNNVVRINSLAEAYELAKKSSGTIVTDLPVFRAEEIGLPSDAKILLYNDGVVTGRYAKGRVVIGHKDVDEKKYTGIAREAAFYAQGKKLYYAQAYIGLHEGFMVNAHLIVEEGYENTLYNWLLNFQTKTEEYQAMYQSSQVLDETDIYVLSLPNYIPQGHEKGLSLFDSNHNSLLLCGMRYFGEHKKGTLTLAWEIANRNGYVSCHGGLKQYQLKDKEYTIAFFGLSGSGKSTLTHNTHQDKYEIRILHDDAFVISDKDKSTIALEPSYFDKTQDYPMEDQANQYLISVQNCGATLDEEGRVVLVTEDIRNGNGRAIKSKFWTKNRVNHMKEPVNAIVWLMRDSAIPPLLKIDNSVVASIFGATLATKRTTAERLDSAEEMEKLVIIPYANPFRTYSLGQDYHKFKALFEDGTTDCYILNTGHFMGKKIPKETTLHLLEQIVDGSISLESLGKLSHIQYAKIDGFLPNMEEENYQAAWENALNNRLQFVTEQKGTADELPEEVEIELNQLKNQVR comes from the coding sequence ATGGCAACCATTCAAAAATTTGAAAGAAAAAATATCAAAAAAGAGAATTCGAAGTTCTCTGCTCTTAGAACAACCATAGAGACTGTTTTTTATGGAAATAATGTTGTTAGGATAAATTCTTTGGCAGAAGCATACGAACTTGCGAAAAAGTCTTCCGGAACGATAGTGACAGACTTGCCGGTGTTCCGTGCAGAAGAGATAGGACTTCCGTCTGATGCAAAAATTTTGCTGTACAATGATGGTGTAGTGACGGGAAGATATGCAAAAGGTAGAGTTGTGATAGGTCACAAGGATGTCGATGAAAAGAAATATACAGGGATTGCAAGAGAAGCAGCTTTTTATGCACAAGGGAAAAAACTGTATTATGCACAGGCGTACATAGGATTGCATGAGGGATTTATGGTGAATGCACATCTCATTGTAGAAGAAGGATATGAAAACACGCTGTATAATTGGTTGCTGAATTTTCAGACAAAAACAGAAGAGTATCAGGCGATGTATCAATCGTCTCAAGTATTAGACGAAACGGATATCTATGTACTGTCCTTACCGAACTATATTCCTCAAGGGCATGAAAAAGGACTGTCTTTGTTTGATTCGAATCATAATTCCTTGTTATTGTGCGGAATGCGTTATTTCGGTGAGCATAAAAAAGGAACTTTGACTTTGGCATGGGAAATTGCAAACAGAAACGGTTATGTTTCTTGTCATGGAGGTTTGAAACAATATCAATTAAAGGACAAGGAATATACGATTGCATTCTTCGGATTATCCGGTTCAGGAAAATCTACCTTGACCCACAATACACATCAAGATAAGTATGAGATTCGCATTTTGCACGATGATGCATTTGTTATTTCTGATAAAGACAAGTCTACCATTGCATTAGAACCTTCGTATTTTGACAAAACACAGGATTATCCGATGGAAGATCAGGCGAATCAATATTTGATATCAGTCCAAAATTGCGGTGCCACATTGGATGAAGAAGGTCGTGTTGTGTTGGTAACAGAGGACATCCGAAACGGAAACGGTCGTGCAATCAAATCTAAATTTTGGACAAAGAACAGAGTGAACCACATGAAAGAACCGGTAAATGCAATTGTTTGGTTGATGAGAGACAGTGCGATTCCACCACTGTTGAAGATTGACAACTCTGTGGTTGCATCTATCTTCGGGGCGACATTGGCAACCAAGAGAACGACTGCCGAACGATTGGACAGTGCGGAAGAAATGGAGAAATTGGTCATTATTCCGTATGCAAATCCGTTTAGAACCTACTCTTTAGGACAGGATTATCATAAGTTCAAAGCACTCTTCGAAGACGGAACGACAGATTGCTATATTTTGAACACCGGACATTTTATGGGTAAAAAAATTCCAAAAGAGACAACGCTACATCTATTAGAACAGATTGTTGATGGAAGCATATCTCTTGAGAGTCTTGGGAAATTAAGCCATATTCAATACGCGAAAATAGACGGATTTTTGCCGAATATGGAAGAAGAGAATTATCAGGCAGCTTGGGAGAATGCATTGAACAACCGACTTCAGTTTGTCACAGAGCAAAAAGGAACAGCGGACGAATTGCCGGAAGAAGTAGAGATAGAATTGAATCAATTAAAAAATCAAGTGAGATAA
- a CDS encoding YARHG domain-containing protein: MKKNQKFFSGLCLCLTTMLLLCACDVNQIKNKIANTEEKSVDTSDIQDQTKEDIKEVRFYGSDYTLGQLIDAGIGSPTYESYQSKEDGRTYVKITGNMVYDGVSVVAVLKYVWLGMSSDGSASYEFHSLTFNDVPQNELAIDQFFEFLEECAIKKYGAVLSSKSTQTYSQDLSTAEYVLPDSGMRYLELEEVEALADYGGKDLIRLAVNEMYARHGFVFKKPKNQEYFERKSWYYPQPGLTDSYVKEHLFNDYEKANLEMLLKVEKRFN, encoded by the coding sequence TTGAAAAAAAATCAGAAGTTTTTTAGCGGGCTTTGTCTGTGTTTGACAACGATGTTATTGTTGTGTGCTTGCGATGTTAATCAGATTAAAAACAAGATAGCAAATACAGAAGAAAAAAGTGTGGATACATCTGATATCCAAGATCAGACAAAGGAAGATATTAAAGAGGTTAGATTTTATGGTTCGGACTATACATTAGGTCAGTTGATAGACGCGGGTATCGGCTCTCCGACTTATGAATCCTATCAATCTAAAGAAGATGGAAGAACCTATGTAAAGATTACCGGAAATATGGTTTATGACGGTGTTTCCGTTGTGGCAGTTTTGAAATATGTGTGGCTTGGAATGTCTTCTGACGGTTCAGCAAGTTATGAATTCCATAGCTTGACCTTCAATGATGTTCCACAGAATGAACTTGCAATAGACCAATTTTTTGAGTTCTTAGAAGAGTGTGCAATCAAAAAATATGGTGCTGTGTTGTCGAGTAAATCAACACAAACTTATAGTCAGGATCTGTCAACAGCAGAATATGTGTTACCCGATTCCGGTATGAGATATTTGGAATTGGAAGAAGTAGAGGCACTTGCAGATTACGGTGGAAAAGACCTGATTCGCTTAGCGGTTAACGAAATGTATGCAAGACATGGATTTGTGTTCAAGAAGCCGAAAAATCAGGAGTATTTCGAAAGAAAATCTTGGTATTACCCACAACCCGGATTGACAGACAGCTATGTGAAAGAGCATTTGTTCAATGACTATGAAAAAGCTAATTTGGAAATGTTGCTGAAGGTGGAAAAGCGATTTAATTAA
- the smpB gene encoding SsrA-binding protein SmpB, with translation MKDSNVKVVAKNRKARFNYEILETYEAGIELKGTEVKSVRASKVNLTEGFISIDNGEAFLKQVHISPYEQGNIFNVDPVRVRKLLLHKREIKKLIGETAQKGFTLVPLSMYLKNGKVKLSVGLARGKNIHDKRQDMAKKDAQRSIERAMKNY, from the coding sequence ATGAAAGATTCAAATGTCAAAGTTGTAGCAAAAAACAGAAAAGCACGATTTAATTATGAGATATTGGAAACTTATGAGGCGGGGATTGAGCTGAAGGGAACAGAGGTGAAGTCCGTTCGTGCATCAAAAGTCAACTTGACAGAAGGATTTATTTCAATCGACAACGGCGAGGCATTTTTGAAACAGGTTCATATCAGCCCGTATGAACAAGGAAATATCTTCAATGTTGATCCGGTGCGTGTTCGAAAATTACTGCTCCACAAGAGAGAAATTAAGAAACTCATTGGAGAAACAGCACAGAAAGGTTTTACTCTGGTGCCACTGTCTATGTATCTCAAAAACGGAAAAGTGAAACTGTCAGTCGGTTTGGCAAGGGGAAAAAATATCCATGACAAACGGCAAGATATGGCAAAAAAAGATGCACAGAGAAGTATCGAGCGAGCAATGAAAAATTATTAA